From Kineosporia succinea, the proteins below share one genomic window:
- a CDS encoding DUF418 domain-containing protein produces MSLTVPAPVSGGPTPLAERALAPDLARGVMLLFIALANSHVFLRTAPLPELGTLDRAVSWATTTFVDARAFPMFGLLLGYGIARIVARQNGSPKQTRKLLRRRSLVLLVIGSLHMVLIFDGEILAVYGGLLFLGLWAVNWKDRTLHVVAWTSLLLIGLVLALSGSDTGDVDTEAMTLPPDFATQIGERVAFLPLMVLSGWIMFICPYLVGLWAGRRRVLEQPVHVERLLVRTAVIGIAAAVLGAQPYALLLLREGTEGSGPELALHQVTGTLGGFGYAALIALVALHLKEGRVVRALAATGQRSMTCYLAQSPVWFVVFTPYLLDFSGRLSITATALLAVTTWLATVLLADRLRAAGRRGPFETLTRRLTYR; encoded by the coding sequence ATGAGCCTGACCGTGCCGGCACCCGTCTCCGGCGGGCCGACCCCGCTGGCCGAGCGCGCCCTCGCGCCCGACCTCGCCCGCGGCGTGATGCTGCTGTTCATCGCCCTCGCCAACAGTCACGTGTTCCTGCGCACGGCGCCGCTGCCCGAACTCGGCACCCTCGACCGGGCGGTGAGCTGGGCGACCACCACGTTCGTCGACGCCCGCGCCTTCCCGATGTTCGGCCTGCTCCTCGGCTACGGCATCGCGCGGATCGTGGCCCGGCAGAACGGTTCCCCGAAGCAGACCCGCAAGCTCCTGCGGCGCCGCAGCCTGGTGCTGCTGGTGATCGGGTCGCTGCACATGGTGCTGATCTTCGACGGGGAGATCCTCGCGGTCTACGGCGGGCTGCTGTTTCTCGGCCTGTGGGCGGTGAACTGGAAAGACCGCACCCTGCACGTCGTCGCCTGGACGTCGCTGCTGCTGATCGGGCTGGTGCTGGCGCTGTCCGGGAGCGACACGGGCGACGTGGACACCGAGGCGATGACGCTGCCGCCCGACTTCGCCACCCAGATCGGCGAGCGCGTGGCCTTCCTGCCGCTGATGGTGCTCTCGGGCTGGATCATGTTCATCTGTCCCTACCTCGTGGGCCTGTGGGCGGGTCGACGACGGGTGCTGGAGCAGCCCGTGCACGTCGAGCGGCTGCTGGTGCGGACTGCCGTGATCGGCATCGCGGCAGCGGTTCTCGGTGCCCAGCCGTACGCCCTGCTCCTGCTGCGCGAGGGCACCGAGGGGTCGGGTCCTGAGCTCGCGCTGCATCAGGTCACCGGCACGCTGGGCGGTTTCGGCTACGCGGCCCTGATCGCCCTGGTAGCCCTTCACCTGAAGGAGGGCCGCGTCGTCCGGGCCCTGGCGGCGACCGGCCAGCGCTCGATGACCTGCTACCTCGCGCAGTCACCGGTCTGGTTCGTGGTGTTCACGCCCTATCTGCTGGACTTTTCGGGCCGTCTCTCCATCACCGCGACGGCTCTGCTGGCGGTGACGACCTGGCTGGCCACGGTGTTGCTGGCCGACCGGCTGAGAGCAGCTGGACGACGTGGGCCTTTCGAGACGCTGACCCGCAGGCTCACCTACCGCTGA
- a CDS encoding NtaA/DmoA family FMN-dependent monooxygenase (This protein belongs to a clade of FMN-dependent monooxygenases, within a broader family of flavin-dependent oxidoreductases, the luciferase-like monooxygenase (LMM) family, some of whose members use coenzyme F420 rather than FMN.), whose translation MSLHFNAFIWPHGYHESAWRVVPDDVRGVLGLDYYADIARTAERGLMDSIFLADNLAIAEYRLTHLPQTQFDPIAVLSALAAVTSRIGLIGTGSTTYAKPWDLARRFATLDHLSGGRAGWNIVTTVTPLAAAAFGESKHPDLADRYERAHEFTDAVTQLWDAWGDDAVVGDRTRGVWADRERVRENHFHGVFHDVDGILPFPRSPQGRPVLVQAGQSPAGIGLAARWAELVFSGPPSMDAAVAFRTNLHSQVAAAGRDPGEVRVLPALMITLGGTEAEARDRARRLEELASPEFRWQNALYTAGLDPDGFDPNVPLPASLLEGQAPSSRAEQLFEAARARPQAPLREVAAAITGGAGQTHFVGTPQQLADFVIEWQDAGAADGFTIMGSTLPYELAAFVDHVVPILQQRGRFRTEYTGRTLREHLR comes from the coding sequence GTGAGCCTGCACTTCAACGCCTTCATCTGGCCGCACGGCTACCACGAGTCGGCCTGGCGCGTGGTGCCCGACGACGTGCGCGGTGTGCTCGGCCTCGACTACTACGCCGACATCGCGCGCACCGCCGAACGCGGCCTGATGGACTCGATCTTCCTCGCCGACAACCTGGCCATCGCCGAGTACCGCCTCACGCACCTGCCGCAGACCCAGTTCGACCCGATCGCGGTGCTCTCGGCGCTGGCCGCGGTCACGAGCCGCATCGGGCTGATCGGCACGGGCTCCACCACCTACGCCAAGCCGTGGGACCTGGCGCGCCGGTTCGCGACCCTCGACCATCTCAGCGGTGGCCGGGCCGGCTGGAACATCGTCACCACCGTGACCCCACTGGCCGCAGCGGCTTTCGGTGAGAGCAAGCACCCCGACCTGGCCGACCGCTACGAGCGGGCGCACGAGTTCACCGACGCGGTCACCCAGCTGTGGGACGCGTGGGGAGACGACGCGGTCGTCGGTGACCGGACGCGCGGGGTCTGGGCCGATCGCGAGCGGGTGCGCGAAAACCATTTCCACGGAGTCTTTCACGACGTCGACGGCATCCTGCCGTTCCCACGCTCACCGCAGGGCCGGCCCGTGCTGGTGCAGGCCGGGCAGTCGCCGGCGGGCATCGGCCTGGCGGCGCGCTGGGCCGAGCTGGTCTTCTCCGGGCCGCCGAGCATGGACGCGGCGGTCGCCTTCCGCACGAACCTCCACTCCCAGGTCGCGGCGGCCGGGCGGGACCCCGGCGAGGTGCGCGTGCTGCCCGCCCTGATGATCACGCTGGGCGGCACCGAGGCCGAGGCGCGCGACCGGGCGCGCCGGCTCGAAGAGCTCGCCAGCCCGGAATTCCGCTGGCAGAACGCCCTTTACACGGCCGGTCTGGACCCTGACGGATTCGACCCGAACGTGCCGCTGCCCGCGTCCCTCCTCGAGGGCCAGGCCCCCTCGAGCCGCGCCGAGCAGCTCTTCGAGGCCGCGCGGGCCCGCCCTCAGGCCCCGCTGCGCGAGGTGGCCGCGGCGATCACCGGGGGTGCCGGGCAGACCCACTTCGTCGGAACGCCGCAGCAGCTGGCGGATTTCGTGATCGAATGGCAAGACGCCGGAGCTGCGGACGGCTTCACCATCATGGGCTCGACGCTGCCCTACGAGCTGGCGGCATTCGTCGACCACGTGGTGCCGATCCTGCAGCAGCGAGGGCGGTTCCGCACCGAGTACACCGGTCGCACGCTGCGTGAGCATCTTCGCTGA
- a CDS encoding ABC transporter permease, whose translation MTAVTPTETPADPRRRLVASPVGWLIWGTVGLFLLALLGVVASVLVNSFGERWFDSWLPESWTTQWYRQAWTGFGLFDVIVTTLEVALAVVVLSVVVGVPTAYVLARRSFPGKRLVFLLFLLPIMMPPITYGIPLATVLYKIGLAGNLSGVILANLVPCVPFVVLTMTPFIEQIDPAIENAARMSGAGTFSVFTRILAPLLLPGILASAVLVLVRTVGMFELTFLTAGPTSTTLVVALFNSMNAAGIRAQQSVDAMAVIYMLVMLVLLVTALRFVNPTQLVSQVKEEPPE comes from the coding sequence ATGACCGCGGTGACCCCCACCGAGACCCCCGCCGACCCCCGGCGCCGCCTCGTCGCGTCCCCCGTCGGCTGGCTGATCTGGGGGACCGTCGGGCTCTTCCTGCTCGCGCTGCTCGGCGTGGTCGCCTCGGTGCTCGTGAACTCCTTCGGAGAGCGCTGGTTCGACTCCTGGCTGCCGGAGAGCTGGACCACCCAGTGGTACCGCCAGGCCTGGACCGGCTTCGGCCTGTTCGACGTCATCGTGACCACGCTCGAGGTCGCGCTGGCCGTGGTGGTGCTGTCGGTCGTGGTCGGTGTGCCCACGGCCTATGTGCTGGCGCGGCGCTCGTTCCCCGGAAAACGTCTGGTGTTCCTGCTCTTCCTGCTCCCGATCATGATGCCGCCCATCACCTACGGCATCCCGCTGGCCACGGTGCTCTACAAGATCGGCCTGGCCGGGAACCTGAGCGGCGTTATCCTGGCCAACCTGGTGCCGTGCGTGCCGTTCGTGGTGCTGACCATGACGCCGTTCATCGAGCAGATCGACCCGGCCATCGAGAACGCCGCGAGAATGTCCGGCGCGGGCACCTTCTCGGTGTTCACCCGCATCCTGGCGCCCCTGCTGCTGCCCGGCATCCTGGCCTCGGCGGTGCTCGTGCTGGTGCGCACGGTCGGCATGTTCGAGCTCACCTTCCTCACTGCCGGCCCGACCTCGACCACGCTGGTGGTGGCCCTGTTCAACTCGATGAACGCGGCCGGCATCCGCGCCCAGCAGTCGGTCGACGCGATGGCCGTGATCTACATGCTGGTCATGCTCGTGCTCCTGGTCACGGCGCTGCGCTTCGTGAACCCGACCCAGCTGGTGAGCCAGGTGAAGGAGGAGCCGCCCGAATAG
- a CDS encoding ABC transporter permease, whose amino-acid sequence MSDLSLRHRLAERGVDSRLLLLLPGLVLVLALFVYPFVYGLGLSFQPVDGGGPFENYRRFFGDAFQRDTIGKTLWLALPAALLNVAASVPVAYRLRGRFRGKRLLTTVLVIPITLGTVLTAEGLLNFAGPSGWLNRFLQAIGLIDDPLRLVNNYWGVFFSLVISGFPFAFLLILSYLSGIDPSLERAAASLGAGPWNRFRLVTFPLLAPGLATTFCLTFVLAFSVFPSAILVGDPTGTTRVISIAAYQAAYEQYDYPFASTIAIVMGVIELAVIGIVLFARSRLYTGTTGGKGA is encoded by the coding sequence ATGAGCGACCTCAGCCTGCGGCACCGCCTGGCCGAACGCGGGGTCGACTCCCGGCTGCTGCTCCTGCTGCCCGGCCTCGTGCTCGTGCTGGCCCTGTTCGTCTACCCGTTCGTCTACGGCCTGGGCCTGTCGTTCCAGCCGGTCGACGGCGGTGGCCCGTTCGAGAACTACCGCCGCTTCTTCGGTGACGCGTTCCAGCGCGACACGATCGGCAAGACCCTCTGGCTGGCCCTGCCCGCGGCCCTGCTCAACGTCGCCGCGTCGGTTCCCGTCGCCTACCGCCTGCGCGGCCGGTTCCGCGGGAAACGGCTCCTGACCACCGTTCTCGTCATCCCCATCACCCTGGGCACGGTGCTCACCGCCGAGGGCCTGCTGAACTTCGCCGGCCCGTCCGGCTGGCTGAACCGCTTCCTGCAGGCGATCGGCCTGATCGACGACCCGCTGCGGCTCGTCAACAACTACTGGGGCGTCTTCTTCTCACTCGTCATCAGCGGCTTCCCGTTCGCGTTCCTGCTGATCCTGAGCTACCTGTCCGGCATCGACCCCTCCCTCGAGCGGGCCGCGGCCTCCCTCGGTGCCGGTCCCTGGAACCGGTTCCGCCTCGTCACCTTTCCCCTCCTGGCACCCGGTCTGGCCACCACGTTCTGTCTCACCTTCGTCCTCGCGTTCAGCGTGTTCCCGTCCGCGATCCTCGTCGGCGACCCGACCGGCACCACCCGCGTCATCTCCATCGCCGCCTACCAGGCCGCCTACGAGCAGTACGACTACCCCTTCGCGTCCACCATCGCGATCGTCATGGGCGTCATCGAGCTCGCGGTGATCGGAATCGTCCTGTTCGCTCGCTCACGGCTCTACACCGGAACCACGGGAGGCAAGGGCGCATGA
- a CDS encoding ABC transporter ATP-binding protein → MTFSRLRLENVGRRFAGVDALQGLDLTIERGEFIALLGPSGCGKSTALNCLAGLLPLSSGRIWMDERRIDVLAPERRNFGMVFQNYALFPHLTVRRNIEFGLRMRRVPGPEIRSRADKALQLVHLEDQAGKLPGQLSGGQQQRVAIARAVVLEPAVVLMDEPLSNLDAKLRLEMRTEIRRLHQSLGLTTVYVTHDQEEALSMADRLVVLRQGRVQQIGTPEELHSQPVSWPVADFMGCRNLFPGSVLGSVPGRSTSTMVDVSGHRLEGTTAAPVETGETVAVGIRPEDIEVVPAEGTLEATITVIEYQGREFAVEAVTAQGIRLHVRTPARLAAGDPVHLRLPAERLLIFPGGDDLPRPVAPLEATS, encoded by the coding sequence GTGACCTTCAGCCGCCTGCGCCTGGAGAACGTCGGGCGGCGCTTCGCCGGCGTCGACGCCCTCCAGGGACTCGACCTCACCATCGAACGCGGCGAGTTCATCGCCCTGCTCGGCCCTTCCGGCTGCGGCAAGTCCACCGCCCTCAACTGCCTCGCCGGGCTGCTGCCGCTCAGCTCGGGCCGCATCTGGATGGACGAGCGCCGCATCGACGTCCTCGCCCCCGAACGCCGCAACTTCGGCATGGTCTTCCAGAACTACGCCCTGTTCCCGCATCTCACGGTGCGGCGCAACATCGAGTTCGGGCTGCGCATGCGGCGCGTACCCGGCCCCGAGATCCGTTCCCGTGCCGACAAGGCCCTCCAGCTCGTCCACCTCGAGGACCAGGCCGGCAAACTCCCCGGCCAGCTCTCCGGGGGCCAGCAGCAGCGCGTCGCCATCGCCCGCGCCGTGGTGCTCGAACCCGCCGTCGTGCTCATGGACGAACCCCTCTCCAACCTCGACGCCAAGCTCCGGCTCGAGATGCGTACCGAGATCCGCCGCCTGCACCAGAGTCTCGGCCTCACCACCGTCTACGTCACCCACGACCAGGAAGAGGCCCTGTCGATGGCCGACCGCCTCGTCGTGCTCCGCCAGGGCCGGGTGCAGCAGATCGGCACTCCCGAAGAACTGCACTCGCAGCCGGTCAGCTGGCCCGTCGCCGATTTCATGGGCTGCCGCAACCTGTTTCCCGGGTCGGTGCTCGGTTCCGTTCCGGGGCGGTCCACTTCGACAATGGTGGACGTGTCGGGGCACCGTCTCGAGGGAACGACGGCTGCACCGGTGGAGACGGGGGAGACGGTGGCCGTCGGCATCCGGCCCGAGGACATCGAGGTGGTCCCGGCCGAAGGCACCCTCGAGGCCACGATCACCGTGATCGAGTACCAGGGGCGTGAGTTCGCCGTGGAAGCCGTGACCGCGCAGGGTATCCGGCTGCACGTGCGCACCCCGGCCCGGCTGGCAGCGGGTGACCCGGTGCACCTGAGGCTCCCTGCTGAACGTCTGCTGATCTTCCCGGGCGGCGACGACCTGCCGCGCCCCGTGGCCCCTCTCGAGGCGACCTCATGA
- a CDS encoding extracellular solute-binding protein, with product MSMSRREILTLSATGLVVAACGSPDAPGSGSPVAGTAEAVPAAPEKPVVLNILDVAGNLQLTQPMIDAFVAANPKVISKVTYATATAPDLVGKIKAQQGAKRVDIGLVLTGTDGLAAGTEQNLWQQLLPANEQLLSNMATYSEPAAGMQKLAGDHGVVVTYYPSGPLLEYMPDRVPDPPTTAEELLDYAKANPGKVEYARPANSGPGRTLLMGLPYVLGDSDPLDPVNGWDKTWAYLAELAKYIERYPSGTTQTMKDLAGGTVDIIASTTGWDINARAIGTVPPEAKITTLKGFHWVTDAHYAVVPRGVTRDQQAAVIALVQNMLTPEQQAQAYDSGYFYPGPAVEGVDVSMAPEKSRQVLETYGRPEYDALIENNPKEVPLEAKALVTAFDTWDREIGGSKVEK from the coding sequence ATGAGCATGAGCCGCCGCGAGATCCTGACCCTTTCGGCCACCGGCCTGGTGGTCGCGGCCTGCGGATCACCCGACGCCCCCGGCTCGGGCTCCCCGGTCGCCGGCACCGCCGAGGCCGTCCCCGCGGCGCCGGAGAAACCCGTGGTGCTCAACATCCTCGACGTGGCCGGCAACCTGCAGCTGACCCAGCCGATGATCGACGCGTTCGTGGCCGCCAACCCGAAGGTGATCTCCAAGGTCACCTACGCCACCGCCACCGCGCCCGACCTGGTCGGCAAGATCAAGGCCCAGCAGGGCGCGAAACGCGTCGACATCGGGCTCGTGCTCACCGGCACCGACGGCCTGGCCGCCGGCACCGAGCAGAACCTCTGGCAGCAGCTGCTCCCGGCCAACGAGCAACTGCTGTCGAACATGGCGACCTACTCCGAACCGGCCGCCGGCATGCAGAAACTGGCCGGCGACCACGGGGTCGTGGTGACCTACTACCCCTCCGGTCCGCTCCTGGAGTACATGCCCGACCGCGTCCCCGATCCCCCCACGACCGCCGAAGAGCTCCTCGACTACGCCAAGGCCAATCCGGGCAAGGTCGAGTACGCCCGCCCCGCCAACTCCGGCCCGGGCCGCACCCTGCTCATGGGCCTGCCCTACGTGCTCGGCGACTCCGACCCGCTCGACCCGGTCAACGGCTGGGACAAGACCTGGGCCTACCTCGCCGAACTGGCCAAGTACATCGAGCGCTACCCCTCCGGCACCACCCAGACCATGAAGGACCTGGCCGGCGGCACGGTCGACATCATCGCCAGCACCACCGGCTGGGACATCAACGCCCGCGCGATCGGCACCGTCCCGCCCGAGGCGAAGATCACCACCCTGAAAGGCTTTCACTGGGTCACCGACGCCCACTACGCCGTCGTGCCCCGCGGCGTCACCCGCGACCAGCAGGCCGCCGTGATCGCCCTGGTGCAGAACATGCTCACCCCCGAGCAGCAGGCCCAGGCCTACGACAGCGGTTACTTCTACCCCGGCCCCGCCGTCGAGGGCGTCGACGTGTCGATGGCCCCCGAGAAGAGCCGCCAGGTGCTCGAGACCTACGGCCGCCCCGAGTACGACGCGCTGATCGAGAACAACCCCAAAGAGGTTCCCCTGGAGGCGAAGGCGCTCGTCACCGCCTTCGACACCTGGGACCGCGAGATCGGCGGATCCAAGGTGGAGAAGTGA
- a CDS encoding FtsK/SpoIIIE domain-containing protein, with protein sequence MGRTVIFRLTVLDQQRGTAHDVEVSAAPESSVRSLLAALPFDIGERPCFVGDQELDRDEELEFCPLTVGSYLSIGRPGPLTRPAGAPLAGRLRVLSGPDAGRSFGLRPGQNWLGRSSSSDVQLRDPKVSRQHAQLDAGRDSVTVTVTDAAEKANGVVVSGQRIPGMQRLADGERFQVGDDELEVSISPGQAVHVSRAPDARLEFDRAFAPTPQVARVSLNFPSTPPAGAGGKAMLMAMAVPVALGVTMAVVTKQPTMLLFAAFAPLTMGVTWFTERRTRQTRTKDFETAKSRIAQQIDQAVVTETRVRHTQAPDPDSIALAAAGTVRGLWPRDAESDEALLLRVGRHSRPASVEMRGEAWPGFTDPEVHGVPWTVDLRETGVLGLVGLPERTTPVANWLLTQLGTLCSPNDLRLVVLTPDGDTDLGWTRWLPHVAVGDGTETPCAVGNTHATRAARLDELKQIIAQREDASRDQYGGARFGQHVVVVLQGALALRKVPGIRELLHDGPRVGVYSICIDTRDMIDCRGLVRLDDDTVTAWRLRNESAAEIEPERLTGPRAEALARALAPMRDRLSARDDPGALPYPQRFLDLLGIDRPTPDDVLKLWSDHPGPTLEVPLGADAQGPVTVDLAGQGPHTMLAGATGAGKSILLQTLVTSLILANRPDELNLVLVDFKGGSAFLPFENCPHVVALIRNTEDDPAQKFDEAAAQRVLASVRAEVRRRESILGRHGGEIDAYWRARSRNQDLPALPRLVMVFDEYARAMDTSPDFPKELMAVAGKGRSLGMHLVFATQSLQGKLSPEMKNNISLRITLRQNEKSDSVEVLGTPDAVTIPGRFKGRGLILCTLDENRQPKPFQSGYLGDPPPTGEARPAKVRLVDWAALGLPRPAEAARRTASDTDQTLAIAAVEAAASAARIPASKRPLLPPLPSRLLPADLAGTATVQAPAGTLPFAVADDPENQEQPALALDLKGTDRWMIAGGPQSGRTNAVRALVYGAASLSPDQVHLYVIAGRDGELSTYERLPQVGAVMHTGEPDRVRRLVTWLGQEVQRRTRERFTSTGPQPAIVLIVDGWEDLEHRGQGLFDETSVLTTLYEVISAGTPVGVHVVVTGGQVMLNSRLPDLYNRRLLLHFPSESTRRSAVGVQFNPPPPLAGRGIEASSVCHAQILHIDDTVAGPRIPAGRVLPQPFAAMPARVPLEARELWSPATTSTWIPLGVGGALVRPLGIDLFGDDPHLLLVSGPAGSGRTTAAVTAVRALRQAGVPVVAIAPPRSPLHRLVTADPDLQVLAGTSWNDEQLRQAVAVFEGDPHVVVVDDFDQMKIEARIENFAPAPTLLDDLADASSAGRRALVLCGDAGPVLDGAVRGMARVVETAVQGGTRLVLSPASAFAARQLGLAVERDQILPVPPGRGYLVQRRVVQQIQVATV encoded by the coding sequence GTGGGACGAACGGTGATCTTCCGGTTGACGGTGCTGGACCAGCAGCGAGGCACGGCGCACGACGTGGAGGTCAGCGCGGCGCCCGAGAGCTCGGTCCGCTCCCTGCTGGCCGCGCTCCCGTTCGACATCGGCGAGCGGCCCTGCTTCGTCGGCGACCAGGAGCTCGACCGCGACGAGGAACTCGAGTTCTGCCCGCTGACCGTGGGCTCCTACCTCAGCATCGGCCGGCCCGGCCCCCTCACCCGCCCGGCCGGCGCACCTCTGGCCGGGCGCCTGCGGGTGCTCAGCGGGCCCGACGCCGGGCGCTCGTTCGGCCTGCGCCCGGGGCAGAACTGGCTGGGCCGCTCCTCCTCGTCCGACGTGCAGCTGCGCGATCCCAAGGTCTCCCGCCAGCACGCCCAGCTCGACGCCGGGCGCGACAGCGTGACCGTCACGGTCACCGACGCGGCCGAGAAGGCCAACGGCGTGGTCGTTTCCGGGCAGCGCATCCCCGGGATGCAGCGCCTGGCCGACGGCGAGCGCTTCCAGGTCGGCGACGACGAGCTCGAGGTCAGCATCTCCCCCGGCCAGGCCGTGCACGTCAGCCGCGCACCCGACGCCCGGCTGGAGTTCGACCGTGCGTTCGCCCCCACGCCGCAGGTCGCCCGCGTCTCGCTGAACTTCCCGTCCACACCCCCGGCGGGCGCGGGCGGCAAGGCGATGCTGATGGCGATGGCGGTGCCGGTGGCGCTGGGCGTCACCATGGCCGTCGTCACCAAGCAGCCGACCATGCTGCTGTTCGCCGCGTTCGCGCCTCTGACCATGGGTGTCACCTGGTTCACCGAACGCCGCACCCGCCAGACCCGGACCAAGGACTTCGAGACCGCGAAATCCCGCATCGCGCAGCAGATCGACCAGGCCGTGGTCACCGAGACCCGGGTGCGTCACACCCAGGCCCCCGACCCGGACTCGATCGCGCTGGCCGCCGCGGGCACGGTGCGCGGCCTGTGGCCCCGCGACGCCGAGTCCGACGAGGCCCTGCTGCTGCGGGTGGGCCGGCACAGCCGCCCGGCCTCGGTCGAGATGCGCGGCGAGGCCTGGCCCGGTTTCACCGATCCCGAGGTGCACGGCGTGCCCTGGACCGTCGACCTGCGCGAGACCGGCGTGCTCGGGCTGGTCGGGCTGCCCGAGCGCACCACGCCGGTCGCCAACTGGCTCCTCACCCAGCTCGGCACCCTGTGCAGCCCGAACGACCTGCGTCTGGTCGTGCTCACCCCCGACGGTGACACCGACCTGGGCTGGACCCGCTGGCTGCCGCACGTCGCGGTCGGCGACGGCACCGAAACCCCTTGTGCTGTGGGCAACACCCACGCCACCCGGGCCGCCCGGCTCGACGAGCTCAAGCAGATCATCGCCCAGCGTGAGGACGCCTCCCGCGACCAGTACGGCGGGGCCCGGTTCGGCCAGCACGTCGTCGTGGTGCTGCAGGGTGCCCTCGCCCTGCGCAAGGTGCCCGGCATCCGTGAGCTGCTGCACGACGGGCCCCGGGTCGGCGTCTACTCGATCTGCATCGACACCCGCGACATGATCGACTGCCGCGGCCTGGTCCGCCTCGACGACGACACCGTCACCGCGTGGCGCCTGCGCAACGAGAGCGCCGCCGAGATCGAGCCCGAGCGCCTCACCGGGCCCCGCGCCGAGGCCCTGGCCCGGGCCCTGGCCCCGATGCGCGACCGGCTCAGCGCCCGCGACGACCCGGGTGCCCTGCCCTACCCGCAGCGCTTCCTCGATCTGCTCGGTATCGACCGGCCCACCCCCGACGACGTGCTCAAGCTGTGGAGCGACCACCCCGGCCCGACGCTCGAGGTCCCGCTCGGCGCCGACGCGCAGGGCCCGGTCACCGTCGACCTGGCCGGGCAGGGGCCGCACACCATGCTCGCCGGGGCCACCGGTGCGGGTAAGAGCATCCTGCTGCAGACCCTCGTCACCTCGCTGATCCTGGCCAACCGCCCCGACGAGCTGAACCTGGTGCTCGTCGACTTCAAGGGCGGCAGCGCGTTCCTGCCGTTCGAGAACTGCCCGCACGTGGTCGCTCTCATCCGTAACACCGAAGACGACCCGGCCCAGAAGTTCGACGAGGCCGCCGCTCAGCGCGTGCTCGCGTCGGTGCGGGCCGAGGTCCGTCGCCGCGAGTCGATCCTGGGCCGGCACGGCGGTGAGATCGACGCGTACTGGCGTGCCCGCTCCCGCAACCAGGACCTGCCCGCGCTGCCCCGCCTGGTCATGGTGTTCGACGAGTACGCCCGGGCCATGGACACCTCGCCCGACTTCCCCAAGGAACTCATGGCGGTGGCCGGCAAGGGCCGCTCGCTGGGCATGCACCTGGTCTTCGCCACCCAGTCGCTGCAGGGCAAGCTCTCGCCCGAGATGAAGAACAACATCAGCCTGCGCATCACCCTGCGCCAGAACGAGAAGTCCGACAGCGTCGAGGTTCTCGGCACGCCCGACGCCGTCACCATCCCGGGCCGGTTCAAGGGCCGCGGGCTGATCCTGTGCACGCTCGACGAGAACCGCCAGCCCAAGCCGTTCCAGTCCGGTTACCTCGGCGACCCGCCGCCCACCGGCGAGGCCCGTCCCGCGAAGGTACGGCTCGTCGACTGGGCCGCACTGGGGCTGCCCCGGCCCGCCGAGGCGGCCCGGCGCACGGCGAGCGACACCGACCAGACGCTCGCCATCGCCGCCGTCGAGGCGGCCGCGAGCGCCGCCCGCATCCCCGCGTCCAAACGCCCCCTGCTGCCCCCGCTCCCCTCCCGGCTGCTGCCGGCCGACCTCGCCGGCACGGCCACCGTGCAGGCCCCCGCGGGCACGCTGCCGTTCGCGGTCGCCGACGACCCGGAGAACCAGGAACAGCCCGCGCTCGCCCTCGACCTGAAGGGCACCGACCGCTGGATGATCGCGGGCGGCCCGCAGTCGGGGCGCACCAACGCGGTGCGCGCCCTCGTCTACGGCGCCGCCTCGCTCAGCCCCGACCAGGTGCACCTGTACGTGATCGCCGGCCGTGACGGCGAACTCAGCACCTACGAGCGCCTCCCCCAGGTCGGCGCGGTCATGCACACCGGCGAACCCGACCGGGTGCGCCGCCTGGTCACCTGGCTCGGGCAGGAAGTGCAGCGCCGCACCCGCGAGCGCTTCACCAGCACCGGCCCGCAGCCCGCGATCGTGCTGATCGTCGACGGCTGGGAAGACCTCGAGCACCGCGGGCAGGGCCTGTTCGACGAGACCTCGGTGCTGACGACGCTGTACGAGGTGATCTCGGCCGGCACCCCGGTGGGCGTGCACGTCGTGGTCACCGGCGGGCAGGTGATGCTGAACAGCCGCCTGCCCGACCTCTACAACCGCCGCCTGCTGCTGCACTTCCCCAGCGAGTCGACCCGGCGCAGCGCGGTCGGGGTGCAGTTCAACCCGCCGCCGCCCCTGGCCGGGCGTGGCATCGAGGCCTCCAGCGTCTGTCATGCGCAGATCCTGCACATCGACGACACCGTCGCCGGCCCCCGCATCCCGGCGGGACGCGTTCTGCCGCAGCCGTTCGCGGCCATGCCGGCCCGGGTGCCGCTCGAGGCGCGCGAGCTCTGGTCGCCGGCCACCACGTCCACCTGGATCCCCCTGGGCGTCGGCGGTGCGCTCGTGCGGCCGCTGGGGATCGACCTGTTCGGCGACGACCCTCACCTGCTGCTGGTCAGCGGGCCCGCGGGCAGTGGACGCACGACGGCGGCGGTCACGGCGGTGCGCGCCCTGCGGCAGGCCGGGGTGCCGGTGGTCGCGATCGCGCCGCCGCGCTCACCACTGCACCGGCTGGTCACGGCCGATCCGGACCTGCAGGTGCTGGCCGGGACGTCCTGGAACGACGAGCAGTTGCGGCAGGCGGTGGCCGTGTTCGAGGGCGATCCGCACGTCGTGGTGGTGGACGACTTCGACCAGATGAAGATCGAGGCGCGGATCGAGAACTTCGCCCCGGCGCCCACTCTGCTCGACGACCTGGCCGACGCCTCGTCGGCGGGGCGGCGGGCGCTGGTGCTGTGCGGTGACGCCGGGCCCGTGCTCGACGGTGCGGTGCGGGGAATGGCCCGGGTGGTGGAGACGGCGGTACAGGGCGGGACGCGGCTGGTGCTGTCGCCGGCGAGTGCCTTCGCGGCGCGGCAGCTGGGGCTCGCCGTGGAGCGTGACCAGATCCTGCCGGTGCCGCCGGGGCGCGGGTACCTGGTGCAGCGGCGGGTGGTTCAGCAGATCCAGGTGGCTACGGTCTGA